DNA from Garra rufa chromosome 5, GarRuf1.0, whole genome shotgun sequence:
CTGAGGCCAGAGATTCACAGGGCTGGTCTGTAAATTTACAGCCAGCCAGACTACAAAATAAAAGAGTTTGCATAATTGCtgttgtatttttaaaacatttttttttaattaatcttaAAACACTGTTTACTTTTGCAGTTCATTTTTACATAGCCCTTTTTTAATCCAATGTTAATTCATGTTTCCATTTAATGTTTATACAGTTTCCAGCTTGGAAAATCTTTTTCTCATactacaaacaaaaaaaacaatgacaTTCTGTATGGTtatattatttaatgttatttatattCAATTTATTCAAACCAAGTCTCATCAAGTGTGTGTCGtttacacaattttgacttctaaAACTATTTTTTGAGGTGCTACTACCAGCGTGTTGTAGACTATCTTCTTTGCTATGTTTATAGGCAATGCTATTCTTTCCTAATATCtaacatataaaaatatatgtagCTGACCTCAatatctccagtttacagtgtgggcTTTTCAGGCCAGCAGTGAGCTGCTCCACTCCTGAATCCTGTAGGTCATTGTTACTGAGGTCCAGCTCTTTCAGACATGAATTTGCTGATAGCAGAGCTGAAGATAAACTTTCACAGGACTGCATGGTGAGTTTACATCCTTTTAATCTATAGAGAAAAAAAATTGGATTACTATTTTAAGGGTAACAGCATTTAATGTCATTAATCATTTATGTTGGAAAATCAAGAGAGTATGAGACTGTTTCATTCCCAACATGATCTATAACAACACTGCACATTTGGCATTGACAATCTTTACAAGCAGTGATAGCATTGAATATCTGAGAGACAACAACCTGCAACTAACCTCAgtatctccagtttacagtgtgaacacttgagTCCAATGGAAATGAGCTTGATACctgaatcctgcaggtcattgttactcatgTCCAGCTCTCTCACGGGAGAGTTTTCTTGCTGTAGCGCCGATGCCACAATTTCACATGATTGTTCAGTGAGATTACAGCCTTCTAATCTGAAATTAAAAAAGCAAATGCAAGAATTATTACAGGTACATGTGGCTGTACAGTTATTTGGAGATCAAAAATTCATGATCATAAGCCTTTTTGTTATAAGTTCATCAGATCAGTGTTGGTTTATTGGTTCTCACATTGCTTTTCGGCAGTTCCTCACAGCTGGCACCAGTCTCCTTTGAGCCTCCATGGATGTTGTGTTGTATTTCTTGAGGTTGAGCTCTTCTAGCACATCATCTGCCATCAGGAGCATATTAGCTAAGGCTGAACAGTGGGCAGGAGATAGAGACTTTTTAAATGTTCCTTCAGCTTTCAGGTAAGCCTGAATGTCTTCAAGAATAGAAGTATCCTTCATTTCAATCAAGCAGTGTGAGAGATTAATCCACCTTTCTGGCTTAACATTCTGCTTTTGACTTTGTCTGAGGTTTTTTATCACTTTCTTCATGCTTTCAGGGTTGTCCTCCACATGTGTGAGCAGACCTTGGAGAAGTGTCTGATTTGACTCCAGTGAGATGCCATGAAGAAAACGAAGGAAAAGATCAAGATGTCCGTTGTCACTCTTTAGTGCTTCATCAACCACAACCTTCAGAAACGCATCTAGTGAAACCTCGTTAAACTGCGATTTGATcttttttcttcctttctttatctggaatattttcaaaatatcattGTTCTTCTTTAAATAGCTGAAAAACACAAAAAGCGCTGCAAAAAACTCCTGAAAGCTCAGATGAACAAAGCAGTAGACCTTTCTTGAAAAGATCACTGATTCCTTTTTAAAGATCTCGGTGCAAATCCCAGAATACTCAGAGGCCTTGTTGACTTCTATTCCACACTCTTGCAGGTCTTCATCATAGAACAGGACATCACCATTCATCAGAGCTTTGAAAGCCAGTTCAGCGAGTTTCAAAATCACATCTTTTTCTGATTGCAGAAGCAACTTTGGATCTGTCCCATATCTCTCATCTCTCTCACCATACTTCTTCCTCTTCATAACCGTCTGAATGATCAGAAAATGTATGTACATTTCTGTTAGCGTTTTAGGGATTTCTGCACTGTGATCATGTTTTAGGATGTTCTGAAGCACAGTGTCTGTAATCCAGCAGAAAACTGGTATATGACACATTATGTGGAGGCTTCTTGCTTTTCTTATGTGTGAGATGATTCTGGTGGCTTGATCCTGATCATTGATCctcttcctgaaatattcctccttcTGAGGGTCACTGAATCCCTGTACTTCTGTAACACGGCTGATGTAATGTGAGGGAATCTGACCAGCTGCTGCCGGTCTGGatgtgatccagatgagagcagagggcaACAACTCTCCTTTAATGAGACTTGACAACAACATGCTTACTGAAGATGTTGTAGACACATCAGAAATTTTGTCACAGTGTGAAAATGTCAATGTAATTCTACTTTCATCCAGACCGTCAAAGATGAACAAGACTTTACACAAATCATATACCCTTGTATCTAACTCCAGAAGTTCTGGATGGTAGTCAAGCAGAAGTCTGTGAAGGCTGTACTGGTCATTTTTAACCAAGTTGAGTTCCCGAAatggaaaaacaaagagaaaatCAACATCCTGATTAGCTTCGCCCCTAGCCCAATCCAGAATAAATTTATGCACGGAGACTGTTTTTCCTATTCCAGCGATTCCTTTGGTAAGAACAGTctttatgttttgtttgtttctttcatAACCTGGATAGAATTTAGGCTTGAAAATTTCATTGCAGTTGATTGGAGTACCTTGTAAGCGTTCAGTCTTGGTTTTCTCTATTTGTACAATCTCATGTTCTTCATTTACCCCTTCCCTCTCTCCTTCTATTATATAAAGCTGTGTGTAAACCCTGTTAAGGTTGTTTTTGTTCTCTTGTATATTGATTCCTTCACAAAAATTCCCATACTTCTGCATGTAGGTTTTGTGACTTTCTTTGATACTCTGGAAGATGACATCTAATTGTTGGCAAGTGCTCAGCTGCTCTTCAGCAGGACTGGACCATCTCGTGTGTGGGTGTATAATGGGACAAATTTCAGATATTTTTCTGCACTGAAAGCTTTGAGAATCTCCAGACAGGCACTCAGACTGATCTTGAACCACCGGTTTCCTTCTTCCACTGCAGAAACAAAGACAAACAAgatttgtatttaattaaaatattaaaggtTTAAATGTTGTTTCCATGTTAATCTGGTGTTTTAATATGTTTAAAGACAAACCATGTGCAAATTTACCAGTCAACACCATTGAGCATTTTCTCATAAAAAATGAGGTGTACCAAAGACAGCCTCAAAAAACCCACTCCTGTTTCCTACCATCACAAGCATGTAACTAATTCAGCAGTAAgtaatgtagccaatcacagacatatttgTTGATTTCTTGAATGCAGTGGCATTGGTGGTTAAGTTAGTTCGTTCATAATAGAATTACATGAGAATGTAAATGAATCTGTAAACTCACCTGTGTTGAAAGTGCTCTGCTTTATCACTGAATTTAGGAGGTTCAGCCATGGATCTGTCACTCTTCAAAGATGCATTACATGAAAGACTGAAAATAccgaaataaattaaaatacatgcATATTAACCTGAGATTTCAGATTAATATATACCTTACAAAATGttgtttaaagtttttttagACAGTTTAGCATGTCACACAGCAGGACAGTTTCAACTTAGCAGCcatattatacattttaagtTAACGATTAACGTTTGACATTGAAAACCCCTAATGTAATTTTGATAATTCACATGCATTCAAAACAATAATGGAAACTATGAAGAATCAAAAAATAAGAGTGTCACAAAATTATAGGTATATTCATGAGGTATGTATGAACTCACCTGGGCTGCAAATGCCCTGTTTTATCACTGAATTTAGGAGGTTCAGCCATGGATCTGTCACTCTTCAAAGATATATTACTTGGTATTGGAGATGCTGGTCTCTGGAACTGGTGGTAAACAGTACAGTCCTCCACTTCCTCTGAAAGTCTGAAAATACAGAAAAGAATTAAAATACATTGGTATCAACCTGAGATTTGAgattaataaatacattacaaAGTGCTATTTAAAGTTATTTTAGACAGTTTAGCATGTCACCCTGCAGGACAGTTTCAACTAAGCAGCCATAATACAGCATTAAAGTTAACAACTAACATTTGACATTAAACACCCTAATGTAATTTGTAGAATTTACATGAATTCAAAACAATAATGGAAACTATGAAGAATTAAAAATAACAGTGTCACAAAATATGGGTATATTCATAAGGTAGGAATACACTCACCTGGGCTGCAAGTGCCCTGTTTTATCACTGAATTTAGGAGGTTCAGCCATGGAACTGTCACTCTTCAAAGATGCATTACTTGGTAGTGGAGATGCTGATCTGTGAAACTGGTGGCAAACAGTACAGTCCTCCACTTTTTTTGAAAGACTGAAAATActgaaatgaattaaaataaataggtGTCAACCTGAGATTTcagattaatataaaaaaaaaattaaatgttgtttaaagTTTTTAGACAGTTTAGGATGTCACACTGCAGGACAGTTCCAACTACGCAGCCATAATACAGCATTAAAGTTAACAACTaacatttgacattaaagaccCTAATGTAATTTGCAGAATTTTCATCAATTTAAACAATAATGGAAACTAGAAAGAAACAAGAATAAGAGTGTCACAAACATATGTGTACTGTATATTCATGAGGTATGTATGAACTCACCTGGGCTGCAAATGCCCTGTTTTATCACTGAATTTAGGAGGTTCAGCCATGGAACTGTCACTCTTCAAAGATATATTACTTGGTATTGGAGATGCTGGTCTCTGGAACTGGTGGTAAACAGTACAGTCCTCCACTTCCTCTGAAAGTCTGAAAATACAGAAAAGAATTAAAATACATTGGTATCAACCTGAGATTTGAgattaataaatacattacaaAGTGCTATTTAAAGTTATTTTAGACAGTTTAGCATGTCACCCTGCAGGACAGTTTCAACTAAGCAGCCATAATACAGCATTAAAGTTAACAACTAACATTTGACATTAAACACCCTAATGTAATTTGTAGAATTTACATGAATTCAAAACAATAATGGAAACTATGAAGAATTAAAAATAACAGTGTCACAAAATATCAGTCCCTCCAGAAATTCGCGATGTTGCGATCGCGCCAATTCACGCAAATTCAGCCAATCCCCGCGATTTATTTGCGGCCTTGCAATTTCATCCAATCACCGCGACTTTACCGCAAATTACCTACAAATCTGCGAAAGACCGCGCAAAGcaattcagggctcgaaattaccaccatttttttttaccgcctttaatgcctaaatgcatctgAATGAATTAGGcatatagctaatgaaagagttttgtttttaaattatttctttacagatccggatgatatattactctAACCTTTATGAGCCGGAatcagtggcggctggtgctaaaaaattttaggggggcgcacacaaaatgaatcacactgttaatacaggctttattatcagtaaagtaatcattaaacatttgtaatcatcccaaaaaatattagccatttatattaatgtgattcagagataaaggccataatactaatgttatccacacgagggagccacaggataaatctcaaagacagagaaaataaattgatttgtaataaaacattgcatataaattaattttcatacagttatatatagtccaatataataagtaattataatgctattgacaatatatttgtatgtccaattaaagaaggaacactatattatatatatctattttaatattgtgtttataataatactaacataaacactcacaatttacttgaaaaaagacatctacataaacccttgCTTGTACACCGACGAttgagttaaactgcattgttacAGTTAACGTTACTTTCTGTGTAGTTGCCCACAAAGCTtcggtgacaggactttgaaataacaaacaatgaaaacaataaaaggcatgacttacatcgcatctagcaagcaaactctatccaagctccatgattcgtatgtttattttgtttattttttcttcatttgaatggcttgtgaaagataaaaacaaatttactttcatctcggaaaagatattgcacatatttgacagtcgagaacggtccaatcacatgaggacaaaatatataaaaacaagattgattggctaagatcttaagtgggagggtctggggcgcagtgctctgcgccccgaggacaatctgaaacaagccaatcagagctcagcctcaagtcacatgcgtttcaaatatttacagacctaatagacacccatttggccggcgtcccgcatacacaaacaaacgaaaacagtttagattttttttatttttaacaggtgCTAACATAACTAACAGTCGAATAGTATgtcaaaataatgcaatttcgtaattattttgcaatatgtattaaacttatttttaacatattaatagtcttcttccttggctaacttgagggggggcggcgccccagcgccccctatggACCAGCCGCCACTGAATGAAGTTTCACATCACACCGgcgcttccatgtcctgcaaagcgagCTTCAGCattcactctctgcacaaacgactggatatgcgcctaatataGCACACatttaggttaaacgattaaactaatattgtgatatgctttaagttttaaaattaattgaaatcgtgattaCTTGAGAGGGCTAAATTAAtctgccgcttggtcgttactttaaaaaaacaaaaacttgaattcaacaagtaaaaagtgttccaaatatatttctaaattactttataaactaaataaacgaaaataaatgtaatcactttgctattaaaaaagcAGCTGTGTAATAGGAAAGAGAAAAAAGGTCCAGTCGGACTCGggacagtaattctgatgagctgtcggacaaggTCCAGGCGAGGTTTTAcaaatttttgcaacgaatgtttgtttaatagccttttaaacattattatttaggctagttacatatttaaatgtattatttatttgatttattttagcgttttgtacactgcttgttcactgacggaagtgttcaaataaacacgcatgtttgttaataatgtttgagactcatttattttgggtttcaaaataatatatgcattttatatatagacatatatacacaaacgttatatataatgtatatgtaatataaaatataaataccgcaccagggccggagtgggacttcttttcagccctggagtttcaagccttagaccggcccactttagttcacgactgactatattattaaaatgacgtcatttccaattcagtgcaaatacagtagcctaagtgttgcttcacagtgaagatttatttgaacagttaacacaatataatgtttaacagtatcagtatctattttctgttagaattagtgctcataaatatccaaaccttgaaatgaaaaaatatcaaataaatacaaatgtatattaagctatatgtataaaataaagattaaaataaaatgtattaaactttctaatgacactatcatgtctttttcaagtaaacagctgctttataagttcaaatatttttcataaatgagaacattaaagggtaaatgtctaacactattcttttaaacatcacaatgtccttttctgcaatatctgaatatatattctgtgcaaaattgttcagtccttaaacacaaataaagaatagaacaagtattgcactgtcctacctgcccattctagtgtgttgggctcatgactggtgcttgg
Protein-coding regions in this window:
- the LOC141335123 gene encoding NLR family CARD domain-containing protein 3, which produces MQKYGNFCEGINIQENKNNLNRVYTQLYIIEGEREGVNEEHEIVQIEKTKTERLQGTPINCNEIFKPKFYPGYERNKQNIKTVLTKGIAGIGKTVSVHKFILDWARGEANQDVDFLFVFPFRELNLVKNDQYSLHRLLLDYHPELLELDTRVYDLCKVLFIFDGLDESRITLTFSHCDKISDVSTTSSVSMLLSSLIKGELLPSALIWITSRPAAAGQIPSHYISRVTEVQGFSDPQKEEYFRKRINDQDQATRIISHIRKARSLHIMCHIPVFCWITDTVLQNILKHDHSAEIPKTLTEMYIHFLIIQTVMKRKKYGERDERYGTDPKLLLQSEKDVILKLAELAFKALMNGDVLFYDEDLQECGIEVNKASEYSGICTEIFKKESVIFSRKVYCFVHLSFQEFFAALFVFFSYLKKNNDILKIFQIKKGRKKIKSQFNEVSLDAFLKVVVDEALKSDNGHLDLFLRFLHGISLESNQTLLQGLLTHVEDNPESMKKVIKNLRQSQKQNVKPERWINLSHCLIEMKDTSILEDIQAYLKAEGTFKKSLSPAHCSALANMLLMADDVLEELNLKKYNTTSMEAQRRLVPAVRNCRKAILEGCNLTEQSCEIVASALQQENSPVRELDMSNNDLQDSGIKLISIGLKCSHCKLEILRLKGCKLTMQSCESLSSALLSANSCLKELDLSNNDLQDSGVEQLTAGLKSPHCKLEILSLAGCKFTDQPCESLASVLLSVNSCLRELDLSNNDLKDSRLEWLSAGLNSCKLEKLRLASCNLTGQSCEMLASTLQSVYCFLKELDLSDNDLQDIGVEIFSAGLTSPHCILEILRMSTCNLTDRSCATVASVLQSAKCPLKEMNLSKNDLQDSGVKMLSDGLKSSHCKLEILRLSGCFITEKGCSVLAAALTSNPLHLRELDLSCNHPGDLGGQLLKARLNDPTCKLEFLNLEHEGKFRITAGLRRCACELTLDPKTANTHLSLSEGNKTVTYMEEKQSYPDYPERFECYPQVLCIEGLSGRCSWEVEWSGKSEVCVSVSYKGIRRKGESNNCEFGSNEKSWRLACSENSFSAWHNDNRTKMRPPSSSSRSRRVWVYLDCPAGTLSFYSISDKNRLTHLHTFHSTFPEPLYAGFGLSSGSSVSLCQTETPPDGKNANNMGMT